A stretch of Desulfitobacterium dichloroeliminans LMG P-21439 DNA encodes these proteins:
- a CDS encoding GDSL-type esterase/lipase family protein, producing MRTYRIEIRLIQFSVFISVLVVIAGFLGLWDNQTGEQAVTSPQQEDTTPPPLVNTKIVTLGDSFTYGYPGDSKKAWPAVLREALQVEVVNKGKTFQNVQDLYSRFETDVLNEKPGRVIIFSGNGDALQDIPMETYQEYIQAMVDKAESNHITPILALPLPYTGVQSLIKEYREWEKNYAKENDILVLDFASVLMDADNKYLEGLSKDGKYPTDTGYKLMGEYAARVLR from the coding sequence ATGCGGACGTATCGGATTGAAATACGCTTGATTCAGTTTTCAGTATTTATTAGTGTGCTTGTCGTGATTGCTGGCTTCTTGGGGCTATGGGATAATCAGACCGGCGAGCAAGCTGTCACTTCTCCTCAACAAGAAGATACTACCCCTCCCCCACTTGTGAATACTAAAATTGTGACACTGGGGGATTCCTTTACCTATGGCTATCCGGGCGATTCAAAAAAGGCTTGGCCTGCAGTATTACGGGAAGCCTTGCAGGTAGAGGTGGTGAACAAAGGTAAGACCTTTCAGAATGTGCAGGATCTCTATTCTCGATTTGAAACGGATGTGCTGAACGAAAAGCCTGGCCGGGTGATTATCTTTTCCGGTAATGGCGATGCTCTTCAGGATATTCCCATGGAAACCTATCAGGAATATATTCAGGCTATGGTCGATAAGGCTGAAAGCAATCATATTACTCCGATTCTGGCCTTACCTTTGCCGTATACGGGAGTACAATCTCTGATTAAGGAATATCGTGAATGGGAAAAGAACTATGCCAAGGAGAACGATATCCTTGTCTTGGATTTTGCCTCTGTGTTGATGGATGCGGATAATAAATATTTAGAGGGATTATCCAAAGATGGTAAGTATCCCACGGATACCGGCTATAAACTTATGGGGGAGTACGCAGCTCGCGTACTGCGTTAA
- a CDS encoding MazG-like family protein, whose product MEKSRGDSVLCHSKTVTLPRLNRLSPSLESTALKIMEESGELAQAIGKFRGLNGELLRIEEAEAMHMVAQELIDVAQTAVTMMFVLEEQYGIDIEKILEEHVKKLKQKGYCD is encoded by the coding sequence ATGGAAAAGAGTAGGGGGGATTCCGTTCTGTGTCACTCGAAAACAGTGACCCTGCCGCGTTTAAATCGGCTTAGTCCCTCTTTAGAGAGTACGGCGCTAAAAATCATGGAAGAGTCGGGTGAGTTGGCGCAGGCCATTGGCAAATTTCGTGGGCTCAATGGTGAACTCTTAAGGATTGAAGAAGCGGAAGCTATGCATATGGTGGCTCAGGAGCTGATCGATGTGGCTCAAACAGCGGTGACCATGATGTTTGTCTTAGAGGAACAGTATGGAATAGATATTGAGAAAATTCTCGAGGAGCATGTCAAGAAGCTTAAGCAGAAAGGGTATTGCGATTAA
- a CDS encoding LytR/AlgR family response regulator transcription factor encodes MKLRALLVDDESPARKELRYLLQDYADLQIIGEAANAIEALELINNLDYSVVFLDIDMPGLKGIDLARQLKDKKDAPAIIFITAHEEFAVDAFCVNALDYLLKPINTKRLDQAIKKLFVLHGALNGSAAVPTTEHSLSSELSDPEVSTQAQPPKPSTENGTARAMEVIPVEQRGKTILLRPEEIIYIYTDKDNVFAKTQKESYLTRFTLRDLEARLNPNLFFRTHRCYLVNIKRMRELVPYFNGTYSVVVDDHERSEVPVSRTQSRKLKEILGL; translated from the coding sequence TTGAAATTACGTGCTTTATTAGTCGACGATGAGTCTCCCGCTCGTAAAGAGCTACGCTACTTACTCCAAGACTATGCGGATCTTCAGATTATCGGTGAAGCAGCCAACGCAATTGAAGCTTTAGAACTCATCAATAATCTCGATTACTCCGTGGTCTTTCTTGATATCGATATGCCCGGTCTCAAAGGAATCGATCTCGCACGCCAGCTCAAGGACAAAAAAGATGCTCCGGCGATTATCTTTATCACGGCCCATGAAGAATTTGCAGTTGATGCATTTTGTGTGAACGCCTTAGACTACTTGCTAAAGCCCATCAATACGAAGCGACTGGATCAAGCTATAAAAAAGTTATTTGTTCTGCACGGAGCATTAAATGGTTCGGCAGCTGTGCCAACCACAGAGCACTCCCTCTCATCAGAACTGAGCGATCCTGAAGTGAGTACCCAAGCCCAGCCCCCAAAGCCCTCGACCGAAAACGGTACCGCCCGTGCCATGGAAGTCATTCCCGTGGAGCAGCGCGGCAAAACCATCCTCTTGCGACCAGAAGAGATTATCTATATCTACACCGATAAAGACAATGTTTTTGCCAAAACACAGAAAGAATCCTACCTTACTCGTTTTACCCTCAGAGATTTGGAAGCACGCCTTAATCCCAATCTATTTTTCCGTACTCATCGCTGCTACCTAGTCAATATCAAACGCATGCGCGAGCTCGTTCCTTATTTTAATGGCACCTACTCCGTTGTGGTCGATGATCACGAGCGCAGTGAAGTCCCCGTAAGCCGCACCCAATCCCGCAAATTAAAAGAAATTCTTGGTCTCTAA
- a CDS encoding UxaA family hydrolase, with the protein METKILGYRRDNGRIGIRNHVLILPVDDLSNAACEAVANNIAGTLALPHPYGRIQFGADLELHFKTIIGAGRNPNVAAVVVIGIEQNWAKRVADGIAETGKPVSYFGIEGYGDLKTIEMASRKAHEYVKYATSLEKVECELKDLVVSFKCGESDTTSGLAGNPVAGVVGDRLVEMGGTVIFGETPETTGGEHILAKHFATPELGQEFLRVHKEYMDMIESKGADLLGTQPTQGNIAGGLTTIEEKAMGNIQKAGKSPIIGLLEMAEEPTKAGRYFMNTSAAAAECITLMMAAGATLHIFITGQGNIVGNPIEPVIKMSANPKTCEFMAEHIDVDISGVLSRELTLDQAADKVMECVVQTSRGCLTDAEVLNHKEFVLTRLYPSA; encoded by the coding sequence ATGGAAACTAAGATTTTAGGCTATCGCCGCGACAATGGACGTATCGGAATACGTAACCATGTTCTTATTCTTCCCGTCGATGATTTATCCAATGCAGCTTGTGAGGCAGTTGCCAATAATATTGCTGGAACGTTAGCACTTCCTCATCCCTACGGACGTATTCAATTCGGAGCAGACCTTGAACTGCATTTCAAAACGATCATTGGAGCAGGACGTAATCCCAACGTAGCAGCTGTCGTGGTCATTGGTATTGAGCAAAACTGGGCAAAACGAGTTGCTGATGGCATTGCCGAAACCGGCAAACCGGTATCTTATTTCGGTATCGAAGGTTATGGTGACCTAAAAACTATCGAAATGGCTTCCAGAAAGGCTCATGAATATGTAAAATATGCTACCTCCTTAGAAAAGGTCGAGTGCGAATTAAAAGATCTTGTAGTGAGCTTCAAATGCGGTGAATCCGATACGACTTCTGGACTCGCTGGAAACCCAGTCGCAGGTGTCGTCGGTGACCGTCTGGTGGAAATGGGCGGAACGGTTATCTTTGGGGAAACCCCTGAAACAACGGGTGGAGAACATATTCTTGCTAAGCACTTTGCTACGCCTGAACTTGGTCAAGAGTTTTTAAGAGTCCATAAAGAATATATGGATATGATTGAATCCAAAGGAGCCGATCTTTTGGGCACCCAACCAACTCAAGGCAATATTGCCGGTGGTTTAACAACGATTGAAGAGAAGGCCATGGGTAATATCCAAAAGGCGGGTAAGAGCCCTATTATAGGTCTGTTGGAAATGGCTGAAGAACCTACGAAAGCAGGACGCTATTTCATGAATACCTCAGCAGCAGCAGCTGAATGTATCACACTAATGATGGCTGCAGGAGCAACCCTCCATATTTTCATCACAGGTCAAGGTAATATCGTTGGTAATCCGATTGAGCCTGTAATTAAAATGTCTGCAAATCCGAAGACTTGTGAATTTATGGCTGAGCATATCGATGTGGACATCAGTGGTGTACTGAGCAGAGAACTGACTCTCGATCAGGCAGCTGATAAAGTGATGGAATGTGTAGTACAAACTTCACGTGGTTGTCTAACCGATGCCGAAGTACTCAATCATAAGGAATTTGTTCTGACTCGTCTTTATCCCAGCGCTTAA
- a CDS encoding UxaA family hydrolase, producing the protein MSSHKFLLHEAQDDVGVAVADIKAGEEVMGVDIHSGKEFHVKSNEDIQLGHKIALKGKKKGETLIKYGENVGKVTEDIKVGDWVHTHNLKTARWDYGN; encoded by the coding sequence ATGAGTAGCCATAAGTTTTTATTACATGAAGCTCAAGATGATGTTGGTGTCGCTGTTGCTGATATTAAAGCCGGCGAGGAAGTCATGGGTGTGGACATTCATAGCGGAAAAGAATTCCATGTTAAATCGAACGAAGATATTCAATTGGGACACAAAATTGCTCTAAAAGGCAAGAAGAAGGGTGAGACCCTAATAAAATATGGTGAGAATGTAGGTAAAGTCACCGAAGATATTAAGGTAGGGGACTGGGTCCATACACATAACTTAAAGACTGCGAGGTGGGACTATGGAAACTAA
- a CDS encoding ZIP family metal transporter, whose product MQDWLPILWVSTVAGLATTLGSVLVLIFGRPQERVLATLLAGSGGVMLAVVSLDLLPTACQIGPLKQVIFGFALGIIFMKIADHQLNSSSPSLPLSRQQKLKRIGLLVAAGIALHDLPEGMAISVGQEATGELGFLIALAITLHNLPEGMATTAPLKMAKIKGWKILLLNFGIAFFTPLGALIGLFAMDRVQNSLSFFLALAGGAMSFLVFAELWPLSRERHPHYALLGGAIGYILFALISLLH is encoded by the coding sequence ATGCAGGATTGGCTCCCCATCCTTTGGGTTAGCACCGTTGCAGGGCTTGCGACAACTTTAGGAAGTGTACTGGTATTAATCTTTGGTCGCCCCCAAGAGCGTGTACTCGCTACCCTCTTAGCAGGGTCCGGCGGGGTCATGCTTGCAGTGGTCTCTTTGGACCTGCTACCCACAGCTTGCCAAATCGGTCCCTTAAAGCAGGTTATATTCGGCTTTGCCCTCGGCATCATCTTTATGAAGATAGCCGATCATCAACTTAACTCTTCTTCTCCCTCTTTACCGCTTTCCCGCCAACAAAAGCTGAAGCGGATCGGTCTATTAGTCGCTGCGGGGATTGCCCTCCACGATCTCCCAGAAGGGATGGCTATCTCGGTGGGGCAAGAAGCCACCGGGGAACTTGGGTTTCTCATCGCCCTAGCCATTACCTTGCACAATCTCCCGGAAGGGATGGCCACGACAGCGCCACTGAAAATGGCCAAAATCAAGGGCTGGAAAATTCTCCTTTTAAACTTCGGCATCGCCTTTTTCACTCCCCTTGGCGCTTTGATCGGTTTATTCGCTATGGATAGGGTGCAAAATTCCCTGTCTTTCTTCCTCGCTTTAGCCGGTGGGGCCATGTCCTTCTTAGTTTTCGCCGAACTCTGGCCCCTTTCCCGCGAACGTCACCCTCACTACGCCTTACTAGGCGGGGCCATTGGTTACATCCTCTTTGCTCTCATCAGCCTACTGCATTAG
- a CDS encoding S41 family peptidase, with the protein MFRVRRMLATSALALIIGISAPVQAWASPLEDVRSLLENQYVEPVDAEVLDAPTVDEMLKRLEDPHTVFFSNAQYQDFLNSMDMSFSGIGVYIELVPRGLQVVSVIEGSPAEDVRLQSEDVIIEAAGQSLAGLPQEVATGLLKGPSGSSVDIVVLRGEERLNIRVERRAIEVPTVTGEMLNEDIGYVAIQSFGVTTEETFAKVVKGLEAQGADAWIMDLRNNPGGYLTSALGLAGYFVGEQTALQTKDSSQEFTPYKGEKQDFIFTEPVLFLTNANSASASEILTAVVKDYQKAVVVGETTYGKGSVQSLYELTNGDVLKITVAKFYSPFGKEINEVGILPDVEILKNDPVLLAELMLEKYTRDDGEGELNSDLVQFTAGGKDWEVPLEQARTPEYWSTYREFIQGNNPPGGLTWRSGSAWKEFSITEQKAVWPLFYPGYKGMSELRDMPLDKTFTIRFTAPINFQSVTEDTIELVESESGQRIPVKFEAKDDRTVLVSPVEPMESGKTYWLITHQGIEDQEGATLREGVLTLIKTK; encoded by the coding sequence ATGTTTAGAGTAAGAAGAATGTTGGCGACATCCGCCTTGGCATTGATTATTGGGATATCTGCGCCGGTTCAAGCTTGGGCAAGTCCCTTAGAAGATGTGCGCTCTTTATTAGAGAATCAATATGTGGAGCCAGTTGACGCCGAAGTGCTTGACGCACCTACTGTTGATGAGATGCTGAAGCGGTTAGAGGACCCTCATACCGTCTTTTTCTCCAATGCGCAGTATCAGGATTTTCTCAATTCTATGGACATGAGTTTTTCAGGGATTGGGGTGTATATTGAGCTGGTACCGCGGGGTTTACAGGTTGTTTCGGTGATTGAGGGCTCACCGGCGGAGGATGTGAGGCTCCAGTCGGAAGATGTTATTATTGAGGCAGCCGGGCAGAGTCTGGCCGGTCTTCCCCAGGAGGTGGCCACGGGCCTTCTCAAGGGACCCTCAGGCAGCAGTGTTGATATCGTGGTGCTACGGGGAGAGGAGCGCCTGAATATAAGGGTTGAGCGGCGGGCCATTGAGGTGCCCACCGTCACCGGCGAAATGCTCAATGAAGATATTGGCTATGTAGCAATTCAGTCCTTTGGGGTGACGACTGAGGAGACCTTTGCGAAGGTCGTCAAGGGATTAGAGGCTCAAGGGGCTGATGCTTGGATTATGGATTTGCGGAATAACCCGGGAGGGTATCTAACGTCAGCCTTAGGTTTGGCCGGATATTTTGTCGGTGAACAAACAGCCCTCCAAACCAAGGACAGCTCGCAAGAGTTCACTCCTTACAAGGGCGAAAAGCAAGATTTTATCTTTACCGAACCTGTGCTTTTTTTAACCAATGCGAATAGTGCCAGTGCCTCAGAGATATTAACTGCGGTTGTCAAGGATTATCAGAAGGCCGTGGTGGTGGGTGAGACAACCTACGGCAAAGGTTCTGTCCAGAGTTTATATGAGCTCACTAATGGGGATGTACTAAAGATTACCGTGGCCAAGTTTTATTCTCCCTTTGGCAAGGAAATCAACGAAGTAGGAATTCTTCCCGATGTCGAGATTCTCAAGAATGATCCGGTTTTGCTGGCCGAGTTAATGCTGGAGAAATATACACGGGATGATGGCGAGGGTGAGCTTAATTCGGACCTTGTGCAATTTACTGCCGGAGGGAAGGATTGGGAGGTACCCCTTGAGCAAGCTAGAACTCCGGAATACTGGTCTACCTATCGGGAATTTATCCAAGGCAACAATCCTCCCGGCGGGCTGACTTGGCGGAGTGGGTCGGCTTGGAAGGAGTTCTCTATTACTGAACAGAAGGCAGTGTGGCCACTTTTTTACCCCGGATATAAGGGGATGAGTGAATTAAGGGATATGCCCTTAGATAAAACCTTTACGATTCGATTCACGGCACCCATCAATTTTCAAAGTGTCACTGAAGATACGATCGAGCTCGTGGAGAGTGAGAGTGGGCAACGCATCCCTGTGAAATTCGAGGCCAAGGACGATCGGACCGTTCTGGTTAGCCCAGTGGAGCCGATGGAATCAGGAAAAACCTATTGGTTGATTACCCATCAAGGGATTGAGGATCAGGAGGGAGCGACCCTGCGCGAGGGAGTTCTCACCCTAATTAAAACTAAGTAA
- the larA gene encoding nickel-dependent lactate racemase, translating into MKTIEVPYGHGTQSCSIPDDIDCVYGRLKSVEPSIEAGEQISTALLNLIGDINFDKLRNAKSVAIAVSDMTRPVPSRLILEKLLLWLAEFGIYGDQITVLVGGGLHHPATREEMIYIVGEELQKRVKQVLPHDADDEASLTFLGTSPLGTPVYVNKYFAQADYKIVTGMVDAHQFMGFTAGVKGAVIGLGGRQTITGNHVRLFQPGAELGHMEGNPARMDLEDCGRIIGVDMIVNVVLNTQKKVIKAVAGHPVAAHRVAVEFAKSIFGVSMSLADIVIASPGGFPKDINAYQAQKALTPALQLVKPGGTIILVAQCVEGSGEESFEETMAIYDDLSDVVSSFKEKEFVIGPHKAYLWARTFLKAKTILVSDKVSPELAKTLMIKVTKSLQEAIDEVIPNSSANLKITVLTHANSIIPIIRDDSSEDSIEI; encoded by the coding sequence GTGAAGACAATTGAAGTGCCTTATGGGCATGGGACACAATCTTGCTCAATACCAGATGATATTGACTGTGTATACGGTAGATTAAAATCGGTAGAGCCTAGTATTGAAGCCGGTGAACAAATTTCTACAGCTTTGCTGAATTTAATAGGTGATATCAATTTTGATAAACTTAGAAACGCAAAGTCAGTGGCTATCGCTGTGAGTGATATGACTCGTCCTGTGCCTTCTCGCCTCATTTTGGAAAAGCTGTTACTCTGGTTAGCTGAATTTGGAATCTATGGAGACCAAATTACAGTGCTTGTGGGTGGCGGATTGCATCATCCTGCAACCCGGGAAGAAATGATTTATATAGTTGGTGAGGAACTGCAAAAAAGAGTGAAACAGGTTCTTCCTCACGATGCAGACGATGAAGCTAGCTTAACTTTTTTGGGTACCTCTCCCTTAGGGACTCCGGTATACGTTAATAAATATTTTGCTCAGGCAGATTATAAAATCGTTACCGGAATGGTTGATGCTCATCAATTTATGGGATTTACAGCCGGTGTTAAAGGTGCAGTTATTGGCTTGGGTGGAAGACAGACGATTACAGGAAATCATGTCCGGCTTTTTCAACCCGGTGCTGAACTGGGGCATATGGAAGGAAATCCTGCGCGAATGGATTTAGAGGATTGTGGTCGGATTATTGGTGTAGATATGATTGTCAATGTCGTACTTAATACCCAAAAAAAGGTCATTAAAGCTGTCGCTGGTCATCCCGTAGCGGCCCATCGTGTTGCGGTTGAATTTGCTAAGAGTATTTTTGGTGTATCGATGAGTTTAGCTGATATTGTCATTGCATCACCAGGAGGTTTTCCGAAAGATATCAATGCATACCAAGCGCAGAAGGCTTTAACGCCTGCGTTACAGCTGGTTAAGCCAGGAGGAACTATCATATTAGTGGCTCAATGTGTTGAAGGGTCTGGAGAAGAAAGTTTTGAAGAGACAATGGCCATATATGATGATCTGTCAGATGTTGTGTCTTCTTTTAAAGAAAAAGAATTTGTTATCGGTCCACATAAAGCTTATCTTTGGGCTAGAACATTCTTAAAAGCGAAAACAATCTTAGTATCTGACAAAGTATCTCCAGAATTGGCAAAAACACTGATGATAAAGGTTACTAAGAGCCTGCAAGAAGCGATTGATGAAGTTATTCCTAATTCTTCGGCTAATTTAAAAATAACAGTATTAACCCATGCTAACTCTATTATTCCTATAATAAGGGATGATAGTAGCGAGGATTCAATCGAGATTTAA
- a CDS encoding GerMN domain-containing protein, with product MRKYFLYLGVLLIVSALLGGCGTLQTLVKEDSESSFLADWIGGNNEETTIPATSNLGDGKMISLYFPDATGKVLIKEERSIPKTLSLARETVNQWLMGPAVQGSTQGAVDPATTLVDIAIKDGVAIVDLSREFTQVYGNVNQEVAVYGLVNTLTQFPTVREVTFRIEGKALTQLGSLDVTRLSYREGLVLGGGAVTGDSSNIVSPISPQNSNPADSPSSINIFSAPVTTS from the coding sequence ATGAGAAAATACTTTCTCTACTTAGGAGTGCTTTTAATTGTATCCGCCCTGCTTGGAGGGTGTGGAACATTGCAAACATTGGTAAAAGAGGATAGTGAGAGTTCCTTTTTGGCTGATTGGATCGGGGGTAACAATGAAGAGACGACGATTCCTGCTACAAGCAATCTTGGCGATGGCAAGATGATCAGTCTATATTTCCCGGATGCCACCGGCAAGGTGCTCATCAAGGAGGAGCGGAGCATTCCCAAAACCTTGAGCTTAGCTCGCGAAACTGTGAATCAATGGCTGATGGGACCTGCAGTTCAAGGATCTACTCAAGGAGCAGTGGATCCTGCCACGACCTTAGTGGATATAGCCATAAAGGATGGAGTGGCGATTGTGGATTTAAGCCGAGAGTTTACCCAAGTCTATGGGAATGTCAATCAAGAAGTAGCTGTCTATGGTCTCGTCAATACCTTGACCCAATTTCCAACGGTCCGGGAAGTTACTTTTAGGATCGAAGGAAAAGCCTTAACCCAATTGGGAAGCCTTGATGTGACCCGCTTATCTTACCGAGAGGGCTTGGTGCTAGGTGGAGGAGCGGTCACAGGGGATAGTAGTAATATAGTCTCCCCGATTTCGCCCCAAAATTCTAACCCTGCGGATTCGCCAAGTTCTATCAATATTTTCTCAGCTCCCGTGACCACCAGTTAG
- the spoIIR gene encoding stage II sporulation protein R, whose amino-acid sequence MKDTQCADYPKIAGTILVLILTVLFQIEVFHSSFAYARSVEQAKDMLEITQAAENWRELIRFHVVANSDSDEDQALKRAVRDAILKEVSPQLAQSKTLAESRQILTGLRPVMEEISREVIGAWQKDYDVNTEYGDFIFPTKSYGSLILPAGEYEAVRVVIGEGKGSNWWCVLFPPLCFVDIEHSTAQPVDGKVGIPYDEGNTLSDTLPVAENSERRVRFWIVEKLRNIFS is encoded by the coding sequence GTGAAGGATACTCAATGTGCTGATTATCCAAAGATAGCAGGGACAATACTAGTTCTAATCTTAACGGTTCTTTTTCAAATCGAAGTTTTTCATTCCTCATTTGCTTATGCTCGCTCTGTAGAGCAGGCAAAGGACATGCTCGAAATAACCCAGGCCGCAGAGAATTGGCGAGAGCTTATTCGTTTTCATGTGGTGGCTAATTCCGATTCTGATGAGGACCAAGCACTCAAGCGCGCGGTCAGGGATGCGATTCTTAAAGAAGTCTCTCCCCAGCTTGCCCAGTCCAAGACTTTGGCGGAGTCACGCCAAATTTTAACTGGCTTGCGCCCGGTGATGGAAGAGATTAGCCGAGAGGTCATCGGGGCATGGCAAAAAGATTATGATGTAAATACGGAGTATGGCGATTTTATTTTCCCAACGAAGTCTTATGGCTCACTTATTCTACCGGCGGGAGAGTATGAGGCAGTGCGGGTAGTGATTGGCGAGGGAAAGGGTTCAAACTGGTGGTGTGTGCTATTTCCTCCCCTTTGCTTCGTGGATATCGAGCATTCAACGGCCCAACCTGTCGATGGTAAAGTAGGAATCCCTTATGACGAAGGCAACACCCTTTCTGATACTCTTCCCGTAGCCGAGAATTCGGAACGGCGGGTCCGTTTTTGGATAGTAGAGAAGCTCAGGAATATATTTTCTTAA
- a CDS encoding cell wall hydrolase, translating to MPLRRSRKTTAIFLGWLLVTLFLCQGMVYPVNGELGMITFEIADIQFLDEDKDAVKDEAEKDHVIESSQEESNVQASNAQISNTQISNTNTQKVNDQNMDTNTSTSPSYELDLKGGAQLVTIQMGETLSEVAHRYQTTTAELVRLNKIAKPNYVQAGQKIWVPASGVIIYSATADPSRGRAFVTQEELDLLARVIHAEARGEDFEGQVAVGAVVLNRVEDDRFPDTIHDVVYQPGAFTAVIDKQIHLTPNQSAYRAAEVALMGEDPTQGAIYYYNPRTATDRWIKTRPVVRTIGNHTFGI from the coding sequence TTGCCACTCCGACGAAGCCGAAAAACCACGGCAATTTTCCTGGGCTGGTTGCTCGTAACATTGTTTTTATGCCAAGGGATGGTTTACCCAGTCAATGGAGAATTAGGTATGATTACGTTTGAAATAGCTGATATCCAGTTCCTAGATGAAGATAAGGATGCGGTTAAAGATGAAGCTGAGAAAGATCATGTAATTGAGAGCTCTCAAGAAGAAAGTAATGTTCAGGCTAGTAATGCGCAGATTAGTAATACTCAGATCAGTAATACAAATACACAAAAGGTCAACGATCAAAATATGGATACTAATACATCGACCTCGCCGTCTTATGAGCTGGACTTAAAGGGTGGGGCACAGTTAGTAACCATCCAGATGGGTGAAACTCTCTCGGAAGTTGCTCATAGGTACCAGACAACAACGGCTGAACTAGTAAGACTCAATAAGATTGCTAAGCCGAATTATGTCCAGGCCGGCCAAAAAATATGGGTTCCTGCCTCAGGTGTCATCATCTACTCGGCTACAGCAGATCCATCCCGAGGAAGGGCGTTTGTGACTCAAGAAGAACTTGATTTGCTGGCGCGCGTAATCCATGCTGAGGCGCGGGGCGAAGACTTCGAAGGTCAAGTTGCGGTAGGGGCCGTAGTACTCAATCGGGTTGAGGATGATCGTTTTCCGGACACAATCCACGATGTGGTGTATCAACCGGGTGCTTTTACTGCCGTCATCGATAAGCAAATCCATCTTACCCCTAACCAAAGTGCTTATCGAGCAGCGGAGGTTGCCTTAATGGGTGAGGATCCGACCCAAGGAGCGATTTATTATTATAACCCAAGAACGGCGACAGATCGCTGGATTAAGACTCGCCCTGTGGTAAGAACCATTGGGAATCATACCTTTGGCATTTAA
- a CDS encoding YlbF family regulator, with translation MSYIDKARELGEALAQTHEVQAVLAAEAAIKADSEASEAFLQYQEKERQIVTTQMISKVIPEKEALALIDLKVRLLNKYPLIRTYFQTQQSFERVMAMVNLTITTTIHGMPSVDQLPLPDEIKNMAQKVLDSVGGGKQTKTLDIPKDMKLPPGLKLPPGLKIPGLTDD, from the coding sequence ATGAGCTACATTGACAAGGCCAGAGAACTCGGGGAAGCTCTAGCCCAAACCCACGAAGTACAAGCTGTTCTAGCTGCAGAAGCGGCCATCAAAGCTGATTCGGAAGCCAGCGAAGCGTTTCTTCAGTATCAAGAGAAAGAACGACAAATCGTCACCACCCAAATGATTAGTAAGGTCATTCCGGAAAAGGAAGCTCTGGCTCTTATCGACCTTAAGGTTCGTCTTTTGAACAAATACCCACTGATTCGCACCTATTTTCAAACCCAACAGAGCTTTGAACGGGTTATGGCCATGGTTAATCTCACCATAACCACCACCATTCATGGTATGCCCAGCGTTGATCAGCTTCCCTTGCCTGATGAAATCAAAAACATGGCCCAAAAAGTGCTCGACAGTGTGGGGGGCGGCAAGCAAACGAAGACCTTAGATATTCCTAAGGATATGAAGCTTCCCCCAGGTCTAAAACTGCCACCCGGCTTAAAAATCCCCGGCCTAACCGATGATTGA